The Carcharodon carcharias isolate sCarCar2 chromosome 15, sCarCar2.pri, whole genome shotgun sequence genome includes a window with the following:
- the nog2 gene encoding noggin-2 gives MELPQYMLSCFCMLLLQHGLCQPYLHLRPVPSDSLPVVDIIEHPDPDNDPKDNDLDERTLRKKLGSHFDPNFMSITLPQLEDSPSRDPNSRFKPLGAMPNDIKRLDLSETPYGRKMKLGKKARRKFQQWLWSYTYCPVMYTWKDLGGRFWPRFVKEGNCYNERSCSFPEGMLCKPVKSISKTFLRWYCQGWSKPKYCTWIPVQYPVISECKCSC, from the coding sequence ATGGAGCTGCCACAGTATATGTTAAGCTGTTTCTGCATGCTGCTACTGCAGCACGGACTCTGCCAGCCTTATCTACATCTCCGGCCCGTCCCCAGTGACAGTTTGCCCGTGGTGGACATTATCGAACACCCGGACCCAGACAACGACCCCAAGGACAACGATCTGGACGAACGGACTTTGCGGAAGAAGCTCGGCAGTCACTTCGATCCCAACTTCATGTCCATCACTCTGCCCCAGCTGGAGGACTCTCCGTCCCGGGACCCGAATTCCAGGTTCAAACCCTTGGGCGCCATGCCCAACGACATCAAGAGGTTGGATTTGTCCGAGACCCCTTATGGGAGGAAAATGAAGTTGGGTAAAAAGGCCAGAAGGAAGTTTCAGCAATGGCTTTGGTCCTACACATACTGTCCGGTGATGTACACATGGAAGGACCTGGGAGGCCGCTTCTGGCCTCGGTTTGTTAAAGAAGGGAACTGTTACAACGAGAGGTCCTGTTCATTCCCCGAAGGGATGCTGTGTAAACCTGTCAAATCTATCAGCAAGACTTTCTTAAGGTGGTATTGCCAAGGATGGTCAAAGCCTAAATACTGCACGTGGATACCTGTCCAATACCCAGTCATTTCCGAGTGCAAGTGTTCCTGTTAA
- the LOC121288358 gene encoding signal recognition particle receptor subunit beta-like encodes MVVVNAKKGVDSDIKANIVPLQLNDLPDHESLCLQYLEKHKGKAIAIVFVVDSVSLQKNVQDVAELLYMLLTVAMIVKNAPPCLIACNKQDMTMAKSAKLIQQQLEKELNTLKMIRSAAPKSLDGSGTGGVVPLGKKGKVFVECGARGSKGGKSEADLGTVEVWLVKVA; translated from the exons atggtagtggttaatgCTAAAAAGGGTGTtgatagtgacataaag GCAAACATTGTCCCTCTTCAATTAAATGACCTCCCTGATCATGAGAGTCTGTGTCTTCAGTACCTGGAGAAACACAAGGGCAAAGCCATAGCTATTGTCTTTGtagtggacagtgtgtcacttcAAAAAAATGTGCAGGATGTAGCTGAGCTCCTCTACATGTTGCTGACTGTTGCTATGATTGTGAAGAATGCACCTCCATGCCTAATAGCCTGCAACAAGCAAGATATGACCATGGCCAAATCTGCAAAATTAATTCAACAGCAATTGGAAAAGGAACTCAACACTCTGAAGATGATTCGCTCTGCTGCACCAAAGTCTCTGGATGGATCTGGCACTGGAGGTGTGGTGCCTTTAGGAAAGAAGGGAAAGGTGTTTGTTGAGTGCGGTGCACGAGGGAGCAAAGGGGGCAAAAGTGAAGCAGACCTTGGAACTGTGGAAGTTTGGCTTGTTAAAGTAGCATGA